The Candidatus Cloacimonadota bacterium genome contains a region encoding:
- a CDS encoding InlB B-repeat-containing protein: MIDSEVYGIYVATGGRLTVNDGRIDARYSAISGNGTQNGAVVEINGGVFKSYETAAVYFPSTASLTVTGGTFEGKTGFDVRAGEVSIVGAEIIVTGKASYGGAGTSGPSSWGMGIAVIDHSSYATDSEISVFVGEGTTVTGGSYDLYIGDLNRFDSGDYVNRFNMGKLGETYTAYHNITVTVEGLLEYNTAKAAEGSPRFVINMGSGPETSTTTKITIDSVAKRIFANGTPINIDDGSADGQSSISIAAWDNGSPGGWVEMIGTIDISSYDVFGGSKETAVDNTYVSVTGGVLDDVIGGGYSAVQESRADVIGSSTVIVDSGNVDDVMGGSVGYAQVGAAHVRVSGDTTAWYVAGGGSMNGVGSYDAPTGIDRFLNITGTTEVTIEGGEIVAVFGGCYGGYSYVGTAATQISGGIIDTVVAGGMNGITSDATLNIEGNAEIKCITTGNRGEVTKAVINVVSLTRADMLIVGATTGNTSTDGGPNAIFGDITINVAQSDVIEKMILGGSIWTNSHFNPWAPERRDSLAGADVTLNAPGCTILSYDQDESGANVARDYTVGAGKTWTIGAGATLEVVSDATLTIDAGATLEVVSDATLTIDGSVISTISFDSDGGSDVLSITADYDSTVNAPAAPTKDGYIFAGWDPALPSTMPLNGASLTARWTPVEYIISFDSDGGSDVLSITADYGSAVNAPAAPTKDGYIFAGWDPALPSTMPLNGASLTAKWIEVSEEVSVEADDDKVMICIPEGCDVVQLEMIFEDKVKVTIEEDSIGSIAGGLLEVSLSKSGEGEIFELTMTLGGEEASGFGIRVTLPYAG, encoded by the coding sequence GTGATCGATTCAGAGGTCTACGGCATATACGTCGCCACCGGAGGAAGACTCACGGTGAACGACGGCAGGATCGATGCGAGATACTCCGCCATCTCCGGCAACGGAACCCAGAACGGGGCCGTGGTGGAGATAAACGGCGGGGTGTTCAAATCCTACGAAACGGCGGCCGTGTACTTCCCCAGCACCGCGAGTCTGACCGTGACCGGCGGAACCTTCGAGGGTAAGACCGGTTTCGATGTACGGGCGGGAGAGGTATCGATAGTTGGTGCCGAGATAATCGTGACGGGGAAGGCCTCCTACGGCGGAGCCGGAACCAGCGGCCCCTCCTCCTGGGGGATGGGCATAGCGGTGATCGATCACTCGAGTTACGCGACGGACTCTGAAATTTCGGTGTTCGTTGGTGAAGGAACGACCGTGACCGGCGGATCTTACGATCTCTACATAGGGGATCTGAACAGATTCGATTCCGGAGATTATGTGAATCGCTTCAACATGGGAAAGCTGGGTGAGACTTACACCGCCTATCATAATATCACAGTAACCGTGGAAGGCCTCTTGGAATACAACACGGCCAAAGCAGCAGAGGGTTCTCCAAGGTTCGTTATCAATATGGGTTCGGGACCCGAAACAAGTACGACAACCAAAATAACCATAGATTCCGTAGCTAAGCGGATATTCGCCAACGGCACTCCGATCAACATAGACGACGGTTCGGCAGACGGTCAGAGCAGCATAAGCATCGCGGCTTGGGACAACGGTTCGCCCGGTGGTTGGGTGGAGATGATCGGCACGATCGACATATCATCCTACGACGTGTTCGGAGGTTCCAAGGAGACCGCGGTCGATAACACCTACGTTAGTGTGACCGGAGGAGTCTTGGATGACGTCATAGGGGGCGGTTATTCCGCTGTTCAGGAAAGCAGAGCCGACGTCATCGGATCCTCCACGGTGATCGTTGATTCCGGTAACGTGGACGATGTCATGGGCGGTTCGGTGGGTTATGCCCAGGTGGGTGCCGCTCACGTCCGTGTGAGCGGAGACACGACCGCCTGGTATGTGGCCGGAGGCGGTTCCATGAACGGCGTAGGCTCATACGATGCGCCTACCGGCATCGACCGCTTCCTCAACATCACGGGCACGACCGAAGTGACGATCGAGGGGGGCGAGATCGTCGCCGTCTTCGGCGGATGCTACGGAGGTTATTCCTACGTGGGCACGGCTGCGACCCAGATATCAGGCGGCATCATCGACACGGTCGTGGCCGGCGGCATGAACGGAATAACCTCGGACGCGACCTTGAACATAGAGGGGAATGCAGAAATAAAATGCATAACCACAGGTAACAGGGGAGAGGTCACGAAAGCCGTCATCAACGTGGTGTCCCTGACCAGGGCCGACATGCTGATCGTCGGGGCGACCACGGGCAACACAAGCACCGACGGAGGCCCCAACGCCATATTCGGCGATATAACCATCAATGTGGCGCAGAGCGACGTCATAGAGAAGATGATACTCGGAGGGTCCATCTGGACAAATTCGCATTTCAACCCCTGGGCTCCCGAACGCCGTGATTCCCTAGCCGGGGCCGACGTAACTCTCAACGCACCCGGGTGCACGATCCTGAGTTACGATCAGGACGAATCCGGGGCCAATGTGGCCAGGGACTACACCGTCGGAGCAGGGAAGACCTGGACGATAGGTGCGGGAGCGACTTTAGAAGTGGTTTCGGACGCAACTCTGACGATCGATGCGGGAGCGACTTTAGAAGTGGTTTCGGACGCAACTCTGACAATCGATGGATCGGTCATCAGCACCATATCCTTCGACTCCGACGGCGGTTCCGATGTCTTGTCGATAACGGCGGACTACGACTCGACCGTGAACGCCCCGGCGGCCCCGACCAAGGACGGATATATATTCGCCGGATGGGACCCCGCTCTTCCTTCGACCATGCCACTGAACGGCGCGTCCCTGACCGCCCGGTGGACCCCTGTGGAATATATAATATCCTTCGACTCCGACGGCGGTTCCGATGTCTTGTCGATAACGGCGGACTACGGCTCGGCCGTGAACGCCCCGGCGGCCCCGACCAAGGACGGATATATATTCGCCGGATGGGACCCCGCTCTTCCTTCGACCATGCCACTGAACGGCGCGTCCCTGACAGCGAAGTGGATTGAGGTGTCCGAAGAGGTATCTGTGGAGGCAGATG